One genomic region from Amycolatopsis sp. FBCC-B4732 encodes:
- a CDS encoding acyltransferase, producing MSHEDYLGTRRFPGLDGLRAIAATMVIFFHFGGQNWTWLSGWVGVYLFFVLSGFLITTLLLREQDRTGRISLSNFYIRRVFRILPPYLVILGGIVAFVALRGEFHARDFPNALRFYLTFLNEFLPSFTNGTDNFFSGSWTLGIEEKFYLVWPFLLVFLGIGAAKRKFLLVGAAMVILLALVPLTTGGWLLHGANVPIYRSTVHYFILAAGCLLAILLHYRRGYALLKPLTHPLAAIPIVVGFVVFHTNLDTLWNSSGQNLWLLVAYAFAAMLLLIVLVSPGPTRWLMGTAPLRFVGERSYSLYLLQGPVHFAVIQAVPGLARNHTTSAVVVFLVGLAIADLIHRWVEKPLIDVGKRLIARKEERRAEREAARQPAEPRVESEPRPAPATSAS from the coding sequence ATGAGCCATGAGGACTACCTCGGCACGCGGCGGTTCCCCGGTCTGGACGGCCTCCGCGCGATCGCCGCGACGATGGTGATCTTCTTCCACTTCGGCGGCCAGAACTGGACGTGGCTGTCGGGCTGGGTCGGCGTCTACCTGTTCTTCGTGCTGTCCGGCTTCCTCATCACGACGCTGCTGCTGCGCGAGCAGGACCGCACCGGCCGGATCTCGCTGTCGAACTTCTACATCCGGCGCGTGTTCCGGATCCTGCCGCCGTACCTGGTGATCCTCGGCGGGATCGTGGCGTTCGTGGCGCTGCGCGGCGAATTCCACGCCCGCGACTTCCCGAACGCGCTGCGGTTCTACCTGACGTTCCTCAACGAGTTCCTGCCGTCGTTCACCAACGGCACGGACAACTTCTTCAGCGGCTCGTGGACGCTGGGGATCGAGGAGAAGTTCTACCTGGTCTGGCCGTTCCTGCTGGTGTTCCTCGGGATCGGCGCGGCGAAGCGCAAGTTCCTGCTGGTCGGCGCGGCGATGGTGATCCTGCTGGCCCTGGTCCCCCTGACCACGGGCGGCTGGCTCCTGCACGGCGCGAACGTCCCGATCTACCGCTCGACGGTGCACTACTTCATCCTGGCGGCCGGCTGCCTGCTGGCGATCCTGCTGCACTACCGCCGCGGTTACGCGCTGCTGAAGCCGCTGACCCACCCGCTGGCGGCGATCCCGATCGTGGTCGGCTTCGTGGTCTTCCACACGAACCTGGACACGCTGTGGAACAGCTCGGGCCAGAACCTGTGGCTCCTGGTGGCGTACGCGTTCGCGGCGATGCTGCTGCTGATCGTCCTGGTCAGCCCGGGCCCGACCCGCTGGCTGATGGGCACGGCCCCGCTGCGCTTCGTGGGCGAGCGGTCGTACTCGCTGTACCTGCTGCAGGGACCGGTGCACTTCGCGGTCATCCAGGCGGTCCCGGGCCTGGCGCGCAACCACACGACGAGCGCGGTGGTGGTGTTCCTGGTGGGGCTGGCGATCGCGGACCTCATCCACCGCTGGGTCGAGAAGCCGCTGATCGACGTGGGCAAGCGGTTGATCGCGAGGAAGGAAGAGCGACGCGCGGAGCGGGAGGCGGCTCGGCAGCCCGCCGAGCCGCGCGTCGAGTCCGAGCCCCGGCCCGCGCCCGCGACCTCGGCGTCCTGA
- a CDS encoding FAD-binding oxidoreductase, with the protein MNTLRPGQDGYAEEVAGFQTAVPSAPAVVVTAENPQDVVDAVRYAAEHDLRIAVQATGHGLTAGTDGLLISTRRMTGVEIDASARTARVAAGVRWGEVIEAAGAHGLAPLSGSSPDVGVVGYTLAGGFGLMARRYGRAADHVRALDVVTADGELQRVEPGSDLFWALRGGRDSFGVVTAMEFDLFPVDRLYGGSLYFGPDDVPAVLRAWRTWSAAAPDALTTSLAMVEYPDLPVLPEPLRGRHIAQVRIAYLGEDGDELVAPLRAAAPVLMDTLKVMPFTESGSIAAEPRQPHGYHGTNATVSQLNDAMLDAVVEHAGPGAATPPVLIIDRLGGALSRPAGIAGVGWDSSAEFVVRALSVVGDGGVAAVRSTHAKLFDALAPWATGRLLPFVYGEHATIEGVHPAADLRRLGELKRRHDVRSTLRAAGPEAKAG; encoded by the coding sequence ATGAACACCCTCCGCCCAGGTCAGGACGGTTACGCCGAAGAAGTCGCCGGGTTCCAGACGGCGGTGCCCAGCGCACCCGCGGTCGTCGTGACCGCCGAAAACCCCCAGGACGTCGTCGACGCCGTGCGCTACGCCGCCGAGCACGACCTGCGGATCGCGGTCCAGGCCACCGGGCACGGCCTCACCGCGGGCACCGACGGCCTCCTGATCAGCACCCGCCGGATGACCGGCGTGGAAATCGACGCCTCGGCCCGGACGGCCCGGGTGGCAGCGGGCGTGCGCTGGGGCGAGGTCATCGAAGCGGCCGGAGCGCACGGCCTGGCGCCGCTCAGCGGCTCGTCGCCGGACGTCGGCGTCGTCGGCTACACGCTCGCGGGCGGCTTCGGGCTGATGGCCCGCCGGTACGGCCGCGCCGCCGACCACGTCCGCGCCCTCGACGTCGTCACCGCGGACGGCGAACTCCAGCGCGTCGAGCCCGGCTCGGACCTGTTCTGGGCGCTGCGCGGCGGCCGCGACAGCTTCGGCGTCGTCACGGCGATGGAGTTCGACCTCTTCCCGGTGGACCGGCTCTACGGCGGCAGCCTCTACTTCGGTCCCGACGACGTGCCGGCGGTGCTGCGGGCCTGGCGCACGTGGTCGGCGGCCGCGCCGGACGCGCTGACGACGTCGCTGGCCATGGTCGAGTACCCCGACCTCCCGGTGCTGCCGGAACCGCTGCGCGGCCGGCACATCGCGCAGGTGCGCATCGCCTACTTGGGCGAGGACGGCGACGAGCTGGTCGCGCCGCTGCGGGCCGCGGCGCCGGTCCTGATGGACACGCTCAAGGTCATGCCGTTCACCGAGTCCGGGTCGATCGCGGCCGAACCGCGGCAGCCGCACGGCTACCACGGCACCAACGCGACCGTCTCGCAGCTGAACGACGCCATGCTCGACGCCGTCGTCGAGCACGCGGGCCCGGGTGCGGCCACGCCGCCGGTGCTCATCATCGACCGGCTGGGCGGCGCGCTTTCCCGGCCGGCCGGGATCGCGGGCGTGGGCTGGGACAGCTCGGCGGAGTTCGTCGTCCGGGCGCTGTCGGTGGTCGGCGACGGCGGGGTCGCGGCCGTCCGGAGCACGCACGCGAAGCTGTTCGACGCGCTGGCGCCGTGGGCAACCGGGCGGTTGCTGCCCTTCGTGTACGGCGAGCACGCCACGATCGAGGGCGTCCACCCGGCCGCGGACCTGCGCCGGCTCGGGGAGCTCAAGCGGCGTCACGACGTTCGGAGCACCCTCCGGGCGGCCGGACCGGAGGCAAAGGCGGGGTAA
- a CDS encoding LysR family transcriptional regulator yields the protein MELHQLAYFVAVAEEGNFTRAAERLHVAQPGVSAQVRRLERELGQELLDRSGRTVRLTDVGAAALPHARAALAAVQGVREAVDELAGLVRGQVAIGAVTSAGPVRLPDLLAGFHERYPAVEITLSEANSDTMLAALREGRLDLAVVGLSTDPPPGIATQVLLDEPFLAVTAPDGPLDRAEVDIRDLDGLPLMALPKGTGLRTALDAAFAREGLTPRIAFEAADPNVLVQLAVRGLGVAIVPESLGRYHQAELRIVRIAGPGLRGVLALAWRTEGPLSPAARALIAFARAAYRS from the coding sequence ATGGAACTGCACCAGCTCGCCTACTTCGTCGCGGTCGCCGAGGAAGGGAACTTCACGCGCGCGGCCGAGCGGCTGCACGTCGCCCAGCCCGGCGTGAGCGCGCAGGTCCGGCGGCTGGAGCGGGAGCTGGGGCAGGAACTGCTGGACCGCTCCGGCCGGACCGTCCGGCTCACCGACGTCGGCGCCGCGGCCCTCCCGCACGCCCGGGCCGCGCTCGCGGCGGTGCAGGGCGTGCGCGAAGCCGTCGACGAGCTGGCCGGGCTGGTCCGCGGCCAGGTCGCGATCGGCGCCGTGACCTCGGCGGGCCCGGTCCGGCTGCCGGACCTGCTGGCCGGCTTCCACGAGCGCTACCCGGCCGTCGAGATCACGTTGTCGGAGGCCAACTCCGACACGATGCTCGCGGCGCTGCGCGAAGGCCGCCTGGACCTCGCCGTCGTCGGCCTCTCGACGGACCCGCCGCCGGGCATCGCGACGCAGGTGCTGCTGGACGAGCCGTTCCTGGCCGTCACCGCGCCGGACGGGCCGCTCGACCGGGCCGAGGTCGACATCCGGGACCTCGACGGCCTGCCGCTGATGGCGCTGCCGAAGGGGACGGGCCTGCGCACCGCGCTGGACGCCGCCTTCGCGCGAGAGGGACTGACGCCGCGGATCGCGTTCGAGGCGGCCGACCCGAACGTCCTGGTGCAGCTCGCGGTGCGCGGCCTCGGCGTCGCGATCGTGCCGGAGTCCCTCGGCCGCTACCACCAGGCCGAGCTGCGGATCGTCAGGATCGCGGGTCCCGGCCTGCGCGGGGTGCTCGCGCTGGCGTGGCGGACGGAGGGCCCGCTCAGCCCGGCGGCGCGTGCCCTGATCGCGTTCGCCCGGGCCGCCTACCGCTCTTGA
- a CDS encoding oxygenase MpaB family protein, translating to MAETALHDAVIGAGLLAGSANVIMQLARAPVGYGVLESRVESGNLFRHPVKRTRTTLTYLAVATMGTDAERAAYRRGVNAAHARVHSTDGSPVAYNAFDPGLQLWVAACLYKGFEDVYLAFVGGEPGHFYREAASLGTTLQVRAEMWPADREAFEAYWAAELTEVGIDDTVRRYLTAFVDLRFVHPVLAAPGRRFHRFVTTGFLPKRFRDEMRLPWTDADQRRFDALLGAIGRVVRVLPTPVRRFPYNLCLWDLRRRLRTGRPLV from the coding sequence GTGGCCGAGACCGCCCTCCACGACGCCGTCATCGGCGCCGGGCTGCTGGCCGGCAGCGCGAACGTGATCATGCAGCTCGCCCGCGCGCCCGTCGGGTACGGCGTGCTGGAGAGCCGGGTCGAGAGCGGCAACCTCTTCCGCCACCCGGTGAAGCGGACCCGGACGACGCTCACCTACCTCGCCGTCGCGACGATGGGGACCGACGCCGAGCGCGCGGCCTACCGCCGCGGCGTCAACGCGGCGCACGCGCGGGTCCACTCGACCGACGGGAGCCCGGTCGCCTACAACGCCTTCGACCCCGGCCTCCAGCTGTGGGTCGCGGCCTGCCTGTACAAGGGCTTCGAAGACGTCTATCTCGCGTTCGTCGGCGGCGAGCCCGGGCACTTCTACCGCGAAGCCGCTTCGCTCGGCACGACGCTGCAGGTGCGTGCGGAGATGTGGCCCGCCGACCGGGAGGCCTTCGAGGCGTACTGGGCGGCCGAGCTGACCGAAGTCGGCATCGACGACACCGTCCGCCGCTACCTCACCGCCTTCGTCGACCTGCGGTTCGTGCACCCGGTGCTGGCCGCGCCCGGCCGCCGGTTCCACCGGTTCGTCACCACCGGGTTCCTCCCGAAGCGGTTCCGCGACGAGATGCGGCTGCCGTGGACCGACGCCGACCAGCGGCGGTTCGACGCGCTGCTCGGCGCGATCGGCCGGGTCGTGCGGGTGCTGCCCACGCCGGTGCGGCGGTTCCCGTACAACCTCTGCCTGTGGGACCTGCGCCGCCGGCTGCGCACCGGGCGTCCGCTGGTCTGA
- a CDS encoding DNA polymerase domain-containing protein, producing the protein MSGEEVRHGVKLSSLDQEVFPGAGVTKRELLDYLEAASERMLPELRDRLLTVLRVLRGQGPFMQKNLPKYTPDWVERVSVWAETSKRDVSYALCNDLRTLIWFGNQRAIEYHTSLYRGGPEHGPTHLILDLDPPEDGPFSLAVGAAKLVREALRNDGLDGAVKTSGSKGVHVFVPLAPGQPTEDIAAATRAVAARAERLDPALGTTEFVRERREGKVFLDSTRAGGATVISVYSPRHRPGVPVSFPVAWAELDGVKPGDFTVHTAPGLLADGDPWTAEMPQPFVLPEDLVAEGHTIPIARVVAMHEGKRRARAARESG; encoded by the coding sequence ATGAGCGGCGAAGAGGTTCGGCACGGGGTCAAGCTGAGCAGTCTCGACCAGGAGGTCTTCCCCGGCGCGGGGGTGACCAAGCGGGAGCTGCTCGACTACCTCGAAGCCGCGTCCGAGCGGATGCTGCCGGAACTGCGCGACCGGCTGCTGACCGTGCTGCGGGTGCTGCGCGGGCAGGGCCCGTTCATGCAGAAGAACCTGCCGAAGTACACGCCGGACTGGGTCGAGCGGGTGTCGGTGTGGGCCGAGACGTCCAAGCGGGACGTCTCGTACGCGCTCTGCAACGACCTCCGCACGCTGATCTGGTTCGGCAACCAGCGGGCGATCGAGTACCACACGTCGCTCTACCGCGGCGGCCCCGAGCACGGCCCGACGCACCTGATCCTCGACCTCGACCCGCCCGAGGACGGCCCGTTCTCGCTGGCCGTGGGCGCCGCGAAGCTGGTCCGGGAAGCGCTGCGCAACGACGGGCTCGACGGTGCGGTGAAGACGAGCGGGTCCAAGGGCGTGCACGTCTTCGTGCCGCTCGCCCCGGGCCAGCCGACCGAGGACATCGCGGCGGCGACCCGGGCGGTCGCGGCCCGCGCCGAGCGGCTCGACCCGGCGCTCGGCACTACGGAGTTCGTGCGAGAGCGCCGGGAAGGCAAGGTCTTCCTGGACTCGACGCGCGCGGGCGGCGCGACGGTCATCTCGGTGTACAGCCCCCGCCACCGCCCGGGCGTGCCGGTGTCGTTCCCGGTCGCGTGGGCCGAGCTGGACGGCGTCAAGCCCGGCGACTTCACGGTGCACACGGCGCCAGGGCTGCTGGCGGACGGCGACCCGTGGACAGCGGAGATGCCGCAGCCGTTCGTGCTGCCGGAAGACCTGGTGGCGGAGGGGCACACGATCCCGATCGCCCGGGTGGTGGCGATGCACGAGGGCAAGCGCCGAGCCCGGGCGGCTCGCGAGTCAGGCTAA
- a CDS encoding CDP-alcohol phosphatidyltransferase family protein, with amino-acid sequence MIKQDLLLRAVVPAWVLAAGVVAGLSPLAWATGLTFGVALVLLTEWGLRRAGRAAFGPADWITFARATLVGCAAELVADGGLSVAWLVGLAGVALLLDGLDGQVARRTGTTSEFGARFDMEVDAFLILLLCIQVSRTLGLWVLAIGLMRYVFVAASWSMPWLTAPLYPSMARKTVAAVQGVVLVVAVSGLLPLAVVFALVAVALGSLTWSFGRDVVWLARHRVAEPSRIVQLPRPFHGQAWRGNQAA; translated from the coding sequence ATGATCAAACAGGACCTTCTCCTGCGTGCGGTGGTGCCGGCGTGGGTGCTCGCCGCGGGGGTCGTGGCGGGGCTTTCGCCGCTCGCCTGGGCCACCGGGCTCACGTTCGGGGTCGCCCTCGTGCTGCTGACGGAGTGGGGCCTGCGCCGCGCCGGCCGCGCCGCGTTCGGCCCGGCGGACTGGATCACGTTCGCCCGCGCGACGCTCGTCGGGTGCGCCGCGGAGCTCGTCGCCGACGGCGGGCTGTCCGTCGCGTGGCTGGTCGGGCTGGCCGGCGTGGCCCTGCTCCTGGACGGCCTCGACGGCCAGGTCGCCCGCCGCACCGGCACGACGTCGGAGTTCGGCGCGCGGTTCGACATGGAGGTCGACGCGTTCCTGATCCTGCTGCTCTGCATCCAGGTGTCCCGGACGCTCGGGCTGTGGGTGCTGGCGATCGGCCTGATGCGGTACGTGTTCGTGGCGGCGTCCTGGTCGATGCCGTGGCTGACGGCGCCGCTGTACCCGAGCATGGCCCGCAAGACGGTGGCCGCGGTCCAGGGCGTGGTGCTGGTGGTCGCGGTGTCGGGGCTGCTGCCGCTGGCGGTGGTCTTCGCGCTGGTCGCGGTCGCGCTGGGGTCGCTGACGTGGTCGTTCGGCCGCGACGTCGTGTGGCTGGCCCGCCACCGGGTGGCCGAGCCGAGCCGGATCGTCCAGCTCCCCCGCCCCTTCCACGGCCAGGCCTGGCGCGGCAACCAGGCGGCTTAG
- a CDS encoding zinc-binding alcohol dehydrogenase gives MEQAFWVQQPGVGELREERLPEPGPGEVLVRTLCSGVSRGTETLVFRGGVPVSQHDVMRAPFQDGDFPGPVKYGYLNVGVVERGPAELTGRTVFCLYPHQSAYVVPASAVTPVPDGVPPGRAILAGTVETAVNAVWDARPRLGDRIAVIGAGMVGASVAKLLSGFPATRVQLVDVDPSRADVAEALGVDFSTPERAHGDCDLVVHASASEAGLTRALELLAPEGEVVEMSWYGDRRVAVPLGEHFHSRRLVIRSSQVGTVGRPDRSYAQRLAVALELLADPAFEALVSGECAFEDLPSVLPRLAGNELSALCLRVMYQPQ, from the coding sequence GTGGAACAGGCTTTCTGGGTTCAACAGCCCGGTGTCGGGGAGTTGCGGGAGGAGCGGCTGCCCGAGCCGGGACCCGGCGAGGTGCTCGTCCGCACGCTCTGCTCCGGCGTCAGCCGCGGCACCGAAACGCTCGTCTTCCGCGGCGGCGTCCCGGTGAGCCAGCACGACGTCATGCGCGCGCCCTTCCAGGACGGCGACTTCCCCGGCCCGGTCAAGTACGGCTACCTCAACGTCGGCGTCGTCGAACGCGGGCCGGCCGAGCTGACCGGCCGGACCGTCTTCTGCCTCTACCCGCACCAGAGCGCGTACGTCGTCCCGGCGAGCGCGGTGACGCCGGTGCCGGACGGCGTCCCGCCCGGCCGCGCGATCCTGGCCGGCACCGTCGAGACCGCGGTGAACGCCGTCTGGGACGCGCGGCCGCGGCTCGGGGACCGGATCGCCGTCATCGGCGCCGGGATGGTCGGCGCCAGCGTCGCGAAGCTGCTCAGCGGCTTCCCGGCCACGCGCGTGCAGCTCGTCGACGTCGACCCCTCGCGCGCCGACGTCGCCGAAGCCCTCGGAGTCGACTTCTCGACTCCGGAACGCGCCCACGGTGACTGCGACCTCGTCGTGCACGCGAGCGCGAGCGAGGCCGGGCTCACCCGCGCGCTGGAGCTGCTCGCGCCGGAAGGCGAGGTCGTCGAGATGTCCTGGTACGGCGACCGCCGGGTCGCCGTTCCGCTCGGGGAGCACTTCCATTCGCGGCGCCTGGTCATCCGCAGCAGCCAGGTCGGGACGGTCGGCCGCCCGGACCGCAGCTACGCCCAGCGGCTGGCCGTCGCGCTCGAGCTGCTGGCCGATCCGGCGTTCGAAGCACTGGTCAGCGGCGAGTGCGCGTTTGAAGATCTGCCGTCCGTGCTACCCCGGCTGGCCGGGAATGAACTTTCCGCGCTCTGCCTCCGTGTCATGTATCAGCCGCAGTGA
- a CDS encoding 6-carboxytetrahydropterin synthase, translating to MFSITVRDHMMVAHSFRGEVFGPAQRLHGATFVVDATFRRAELDEDNIVVDIGKATEELKAVLSDLNYRNLDDEPEFKGVNTSTEFLAKVVADRLADAVHAGRLGEGARGLEGIAVSLKESHVAWASYERAL from the coding sequence GTGTTCAGCATCACCGTCCGTGACCACATGATGGTCGCCCACAGCTTCCGCGGAGAAGTCTTCGGACCCGCGCAACGCCTGCACGGCGCGACCTTCGTGGTGGACGCGACCTTCCGCCGCGCCGAACTCGACGAGGACAACATCGTCGTCGACATCGGCAAGGCCACGGAAGAGCTCAAGGCGGTGCTGAGCGACCTGAACTACCGCAACCTCGACGACGAGCCGGAGTTCAAGGGCGTCAACACCTCGACCGAGTTCCTCGCGAAGGTCGTCGCCGACCGCCTCGCCGACGCCGTCCACGCCGGCCGCCTCGGCGAAGGCGCGCGAGGCCTCGAAGGCATCGCCGTCTCGCTGAAGGAGTCGCACGTCGCCTGGGCGAGTTACGAGCGTGCGCTGTGA
- a CDS encoding glycosyltransferase family 4 protein, with amino-acid sequence MTALYVVLPGDVDDASVPSGGNTYDRRMCDRLTAAGLDVHEIAVAGSWPRPDTEARAVLGHLLAALPTGSAVLLDGLVACGVPEVVVPQARRLSLSVLVHLPLADETGLPPALAAELDALERETLRAASSVVATSEWAARRLIGHHGLAPHRVHAVPPGVDPAPPAVGTDGVSRLVCVANVTPRKGQGVLAQALETVADLRWTCECVGGIRRETKYVERLREHRLGARFTLTGPRTGAALDATYHSADLLVLPSRAETYGMVVTEALARGVPVLTTAVDALPDTLGVAPDGSVPGMLVPGDDVAALGAALRRWLTEPELRTRLRAAAKLRRETLTGWDDTARRIADIVQRQEAAA; translated from the coding sequence GTGACCGCGCTGTACGTGGTCCTGCCCGGGGACGTCGACGACGCGTCCGTTCCCAGCGGGGGCAACACCTACGACCGCCGGATGTGCGACCGGCTCACCGCCGCCGGGCTCGACGTGCACGAGATCGCCGTGGCCGGTTCCTGGCCGCGGCCGGACACCGAGGCCCGCGCGGTCCTCGGCCACCTCCTCGCCGCGCTGCCCACCGGGTCGGCCGTGCTGCTCGACGGCCTGGTCGCGTGCGGCGTGCCCGAGGTCGTCGTCCCGCAGGCCCGGCGCCTGTCGCTCTCGGTGCTGGTGCACTTGCCGCTGGCCGACGAGACGGGCCTGCCGCCCGCGCTCGCCGCCGAGCTCGACGCGCTGGAGCGCGAGACGCTGCGGGCCGCGAGCTCGGTCGTCGCGACCAGCGAGTGGGCCGCGCGCCGGCTGATCGGCCACCACGGCCTGGCCCCGCACCGCGTGCACGCCGTGCCGCCGGGGGTCGACCCGGCGCCGCCCGCCGTCGGCACCGACGGCGTGTCCCGGCTGGTCTGCGTCGCGAACGTGACCCCGCGCAAGGGGCAGGGCGTGCTCGCCCAAGCCCTCGAAACCGTCGCCGACCTGCGCTGGACCTGCGAATGCGTCGGCGGCATCCGGCGCGAGACGAAGTACGTCGAGCGGCTGCGCGAGCACCGGCTCGGCGCCCGCTTCACCCTCACCGGCCCCCGGACCGGCGCGGCGCTGGACGCGACCTACCACTCCGCCGACCTGCTCGTCCTGCCCTCGCGCGCCGAGACGTACGGCATGGTCGTCACCGAAGCCCTCGCGCGCGGCGTGCCGGTGCTGACCACGGCCGTCGACGCGCTCCCCGACACCCTCGGCGTCGCCCCCGACGGCTCGGTGCCCGGGATGCTCGTCCCCGGCGACGACGTCGCGGCGCTCGGCGCGGCCCTGCGCCGCTGGCTCACCGAACCCGAGCTGCGGACGCGGCTGCGGGCCGCGGCGAAGCTGCGCCGCGAGACCCTCACCGGCTGGGACGACACCGCCCGCCGGATCGCCGACATCGTCCAGCGGCAGGAGGCGGCGGCATGA
- a CDS encoding class I SAM-dependent methyltransferase gives MTAFAPDWLYLREPADAAARAPELVDALREHLPEGDLVIRDLGCGTGSLGRWLAARLPGAQHWILHDNDPGLLERARTELPATALDGSPVDAVAERRDVTALRAADLAGTSLVTASALLDLLTRDEVTALATAIAEAGCAALLMLSVTGKVELSPGDPLDPALSAAFNAHQRRLTGGRRLLGPTAVDVAATAFGRLGATVVRAESAWRLGPDQAELQRQWLEGWVGAAVEQLPELRPVSDVYLQRRLEMAAAGELHAVVHHGDLLVLPPSPGVAA, from the coding sequence ATGACCGCGTTCGCGCCGGACTGGCTCTACCTGCGGGAACCCGCCGACGCCGCGGCCCGCGCCCCCGAACTCGTCGACGCGCTGCGCGAGCACCTGCCCGAGGGCGACCTGGTCATCCGCGACCTCGGCTGCGGCACCGGCTCGCTCGGCCGCTGGCTCGCCGCGCGCCTGCCCGGCGCCCAGCACTGGATCCTGCACGACAACGACCCCGGGCTGCTCGAGCGCGCCCGCACCGAGCTGCCGGCCACCGCGCTGGACGGCAGCCCCGTCGACGCCGTCGCCGAGCGGCGGGACGTCACCGCGCTGCGCGCCGCCGACCTCGCCGGGACGTCGCTGGTCACCGCGTCCGCGCTGCTCGACCTGCTGACCAGGGACGAGGTCACGGCGCTGGCCACGGCCATCGCCGAAGCGGGCTGCGCGGCGCTGCTGATGCTGTCGGTCACCGGCAAGGTCGAGCTCTCGCCCGGCGACCCGCTCGACCCCGCTCTCTCCGCCGCCTTCAACGCCCACCAGCGGCGGCTCACCGGCGGCCGCCGGCTGCTCGGCCCGACCGCGGTGGACGTCGCCGCGACGGCGTTCGGCCGGCTCGGCGCCACCGTCGTGCGCGCGGAGAGCGCGTGGCGGCTCGGGCCGGACCAGGCGGAACTGCAGCGGCAGTGGCTCGAAGGCTGGGTCGGCGCCGCCGTCGAGCAGCTGCCGGAGCTGCGCCCGGTCTCCGACGTCTACCTGCAGCGACGCCTCGAAATGGCGGCGGCCGGCGAGCTGCACGCGGTGGTCCACCACGGCGACCTGCTGGTCCTGCCGCCGAGCCCGGGGGTGGCGGCGTGA
- a CDS encoding lysylphosphatidylglycerol synthase transmembrane domain-containing protein: MKRALAWLRILGAAGILAVLVWQLGSAAFLDGLGRISAPGVLAALAIGFATTVFSAGRWQIVATRLGLRLSLRPAVADYYRALFLNGVLPAGVLGDVHRAVQHGRDSGDVPRGVRAVVLERTAGQLVLIASAVGVVLFVPDAVPGAFREVVAVTGVVVVLAAVAGIVAGRLFGGRWIHSPSKVRRGFAVTLADLRLGLFTRETWPGVGFLSAATLAGHLALFVVAARVAGVGAPVGQLVPLMILALLAMGLPLNIGGFGPREGVCALLFGAAGLGAAQGVTVAVVYGVLTLVASLPGAGVLLVRSVAGFRVTRAPHTGAVPAPRSAADTGIESEVGLKS, encoded by the coding sequence GTGAAGCGCGCACTGGCGTGGCTCCGGATCCTCGGCGCGGCAGGGATCCTCGCGGTCCTCGTCTGGCAGCTCGGCAGCGCCGCCTTCCTCGACGGTCTCGGCCGGATCAGCGCGCCCGGCGTGCTGGCCGCGCTGGCCATCGGCTTCGCGACGACGGTGTTCAGCGCGGGCCGCTGGCAGATCGTCGCCACCCGGCTCGGCCTGCGGCTTTCGCTGCGGCCCGCGGTCGCCGACTACTACCGCGCGCTGTTCCTCAACGGCGTGCTGCCCGCGGGCGTCCTCGGCGACGTCCACCGCGCGGTGCAGCACGGCCGCGACTCGGGTGACGTGCCGCGCGGCGTGCGTGCCGTCGTCCTGGAGCGCACCGCCGGTCAGCTCGTGCTGATCGCGTCCGCGGTGGGTGTCGTGCTCTTCGTCCCGGATGCCGTGCCCGGCGCCTTCCGCGAGGTCGTGGCGGTCACCGGCGTGGTCGTCGTGCTCGCCGCCGTCGCCGGGATCGTCGCCGGCCGGCTGTTCGGCGGGCGCTGGATCCACAGCCCGTCGAAGGTCCGCCGCGGCTTCGCCGTCACCCTCGCCGACCTGCGGCTCGGCCTGTTCACCCGCGAGACCTGGCCCGGCGTGGGCTTCCTGTCGGCCGCGACGCTGGCCGGGCACCTGGCGCTGTTCGTCGTCGCCGCCCGCGTCGCCGGGGTCGGCGCGCCGGTGGGGCAGCTCGTGCCGCTGATGATCCTCGCGCTGCTCGCGATGGGTCTCCCGCTCAACATCGGCGGCTTCGGCCCGCGCGAGGGCGTCTGTGCCCTGCTCTTCGGCGCGGCCGGTCTGGGCGCCGCCCAAGGTGTCACCGTCGCCGTCGTCTACGGCGTGCTCACGCTGGTCGCGAGCCTGCCCGGCGCCGGTGTCCTGCTCGTCCGGAGCGTCGCCGGGTTCCGCGTGACCCGCGCTCCGCACACCGGTGCCGTGCCCGCGCCGCGCTCCGCAGCCGACACCGGGATCGAATCGGAAGTGGGGTTGAAATCATGA